Proteins from one Methanosarcinales archaeon genomic window:
- a CDS encoding 50S ribosomal protein L18, whose translation MATGPRYKVPFRRRREGKTDYHQRLKLIISKRPRIVARKSLRHMRLQMVTPKPEGDITMVHADSSELATYGYTGPTGNTSAAYLTGLLFGYKAQKEGFDNAILDMGLQVSSKGCRVYAALKGIVDSGLDVPHDPEIFPEDSRINGEDNKEYTGTDIPSMFEQTQTKINEEFGED comes from the coding sequence ATGGCAACCGGACCAAGATATAAAGTACCGTTCAGACGCAGGAGAGAAGGAAAGACCGATTATCATCAGCGTCTTAAGCTGATAATATCAAAACGCCCCCGGATCGTAGCTCGGAAAAGCCTGCGGCATATGAGACTCCAGATGGTTACACCCAAACCGGAGGGTGACATCACAATGGTCCATGCAGATTCCAGTGAACTTGCCACATACGGATATACCGGTCCTACCGGAAACACTTCGGCAGCATACCTCACAGGACTGCTTTTCGGATATAAGGCCCAGAAGGAAGGTTTTGACAATGCCATTTTGGACATGGGACTGCAGGTCTCATCAAAGGGCTGCAGGGTGTATGCCGCATTGAAAGGTATAGTGGATTCAGGACTTGATGTACCCCATGACCCCGAGATATTCCCTGAAGATTCCAGAATAAATGGCGAAGATAACAAGGAATATACAGGTACCGACATTCCTTCCATGTTCGAACAAACCCAGACTAAGATTAATGAAGAATTCGGGGAGGACTAA
- a CDS encoding ribonuclease P protein component 1 — translation MQISPQNLMHHELIGLEVEVVDSTNNTQIGIKGKVIDETKNTLKIEVDSGQVKILPKIHTHFIFTIPAPSGRRYLPDQHMRVKVDGSLLHSQPENRIQTKFKKSIRRRINR, via the coding sequence ATGCAGATATCACCACAAAACCTCATGCATCACGAATTGATAGGTCTCGAGGTAGAGGTGGTAGACAGCACCAATAATACTCAAATAGGAATTAAAGGAAAAGTGATAGACGAAACAAAAAATACTCTGAAGATCGAAGTGGACAGCGGTCAGGTAAAGATCCTGCCTAAAATCCACACACACTTCATATTCACAATACCCGCCCCATCAGGTAGACGTTACCTGCCTGATCAACATATGCGGGTCAAAGTCGATGGATCGTTATTGCACTCACAACCCGAAAATCGTATCCAGACTAAGTTCAAAAAAAGCATTAGAAGACGAATAAATCGATAA
- a CDS encoding 50S ribosomal protein L32e produces the protein MKEDIIKEFTSLKGVGESEAEALYEAGYESIEELADATVEELSEVKEITPALAKGIKDLVSSETVTIAEDKTDEEIIEVPTAELEMDPESLRLLKVRKKQKLKKPHFVQTDYHKKKRLKDTWRKPKGLHNKKRRYILGKGEMARPGYGSPTAVKGLHPSGFIEVLLNRVQDVDNVNPNKQAIRIARTVGQRKRLDIVKKARSLGLKIVNPPLEKGDE, from the coding sequence ATGAAAGAAGATATAATTAAAGAATTCACTTCATTAAAAGGCGTTGGTGAATCAGAAGCCGAAGCCCTATATGAGGCAGGTTACGAATCAATTGAAGAGTTAGCCGATGCAACTGTTGAAGAGTTATCTGAGGTAAAAGAGATTACACCAGCCCTGGCAAAGGGCATTAAGGATCTGGTCTCCTCGGAAACAGTGACTATAGCAGAAGATAAAACTGATGAAGAGATCATTGAAGTCCCAACAGCAGAACTTGAGATGGATCCGGAATCTCTTAGATTGCTGAAGGTCAGGAAGAAGCAGAAACTTAAGAAACCTCATTTTGTCCAGACCGATTATCATAAGAAAAAGAGGCTAAAAGACACATGGAGAAAACCCAAAGGACTTCATAACAAGAAGCGCCGGTATATCCTTGGCAAGGGTGAGATGGCAAGGCCAGGATACGGAAGTCCTACAGCAGTAAAGGGTCTGCATCCTTCAGGTTTCATAGAGGTTCTTCTGAATAGGGTTCAGGACGTGGACAATGTAAATCCCAATAAACAGGCCATCCGCATTGCCAGGACCGTGGGTCAGCGTAAGCGACTGGATATAGTTAAGAAAGCCAGAAGCCTGGGATTGAAGATTGTCAATCCACCACTTGAAAAAGGGGATGAGTGA
- a CDS encoding 50S ribosomal protein L6: MVKELKKTLEIPDGVNVVMDGNNVSVTGPNGATVRELWYPGIIITQEGTQVIVDSPNPRKKQQAMMGTLSSHINNMIKGVTEGYTYKMKVVFAHFPIQLKVEGEYLNIGNFLGEKKPRKARILGDTKVVAKGDEVVVSGINKEYVGQTAANIQQATKIKRFDPRVFQDGIYVVEKTTA, from the coding sequence ATGGTAAAAGAATTGAAAAAGACCCTGGAAATTCCTGATGGTGTGAATGTGGTCATGGACGGGAACAATGTTTCAGTGACCGGTCCCAATGGTGCCACTGTCAGAGAACTGTGGTATCCCGGGATCATCATAACCCAGGAGGGAACCCAGGTCATTGTTGATTCGCCCAATCCCCGGAAAAAACAGCAGGCTATGATGGGTACCCTGTCATCACATATCAATAATATGATAAAAGGTGTGACTGAGGGTTATACCTATAAAATGAAAGTAGTATTCGCTCACTTCCCGATCCAGTTGAAGGTAGAGGGAGAGTATCTGAATATCGGAAATTTCCTTGGTGAGAAAAAGCCGAGAAAAGCCAGGATATTGGGTGACACAAAGGTAGTGGCCAAAGGAGACGAGGTAGTAGTATCTGGTATCAATAAAGAATATGTGGGCCAGACCGCTGCAAATATCCAGCAGGCAACCAAGATCAAACGATTCGATCCTCGGGTGTTCCAGGACGGCATATACGTCGTGGAGAAGACGACAGCGTAG
- a CDS encoding 30S ribosomal protein S8 → MVLLDPLADALSTIKNAESTGKPDCVIHPASKLISNVLKIMQDLGYIGNFEFIDDGKSGMIKVELKGKINKCGVIKPRSSVGYKDFEKFEKRYLPARNFGALILTTPKGVSSHYDARSMNTGGQLLAYVY, encoded by the coding sequence ATGGTATTATTAGATCCCCTGGCAGATGCACTCTCCACAATAAAGAATGCAGAGAGTACAGGCAAACCCGACTGTGTTATCCATCCCGCTTCAAAACTGATCAGCAATGTACTGAAGATCATGCAGGATTTGGGCTATATCGGGAACTTTGAGTTCATAGACGACGGGAAGTCGGGCATGATAAAAGTAGAATTGAAAGGCAAGATCAACAAATGCGGTGTTATTAAACCCAGATCATCAGTTGGCTACAAGGACTTTGAGAAATTTGAAAAGAGGTATCTTCCGGCCCGGAATTTCGGTGCACTGATACTTACTACACCCAAAGGTGTTTCCTCTCATTATGATGCCAGAAGCATGAACACGGGCGGACAACTGCTGGCTTACGTGTACTGA
- a CDS encoding 50S ribosomal protein L19e: protein MSDLKNQRVIAAHVLDVGVNRIWMDHEAEEEIATAITRQDIKELIQKGVIKARPIIGVSRGRARKLDAKRAYGHRKGHGSRKGAKGARNPKKQLWMKKIRALRRRLHELKDENTIDTSTYCKMYRKAKGGEYRNVAHMEAHIESHTHGGD from the coding sequence ATGTCTGATCTTAAAAATCAGCGGGTAATTGCAGCTCATGTACTGGATGTTGGTGTCAATCGTATATGGATGGACCATGAAGCAGAAGAAGAAATTGCCACAGCCATTACCCGTCAGGATATCAAGGAACTTATACAAAAAGGTGTGATCAAAGCAAGACCAATAATTGGTGTGTCCAGGGGTAGAGCCCGCAAATTAGATGCCAAGAGGGCATATGGACACCGCAAGGGCCATGGTTCGAGAAAAGGGGCAAAAGGTGCCCGTAATCCCAAGAAACAGCTCTGGATGAAGAAGATCCGGGCTTTAAGGCGCCGGCTTCACGAACTAAAGGACGAGAATACAATTGACACATCAACATATTGCAAAATGTACCGCAAAGCAAAAGGCGGAGAATATAGGAACGTAGCTCACATGGAAGCACATATCGAATCTCATACACATGGGGGGGACTGA
- a CDS encoding 50S ribosomal protein L5 yields the protein MSKDNVMRTPKIDKVTVHIGVGESGERLNNAEDILQTIAQQKSVRTKAKRTLQTFSIKKGEPIGCKVTLRGELAENFLRTSLGIVENQLKASQFDRTGNFNFGIEEHTDFPGMKYDPNIGIFGMDVTVSLIRPGYRISRRKIIQSKIPTRHKLTPDDAMTFIKESYGAEVVA from the coding sequence ATGAGTAAAGATAATGTTATGAGGACGCCGAAAATCGATAAGGTCACGGTCCATATTGGCGTGGGCGAGAGCGGTGAGAGGCTCAATAATGCAGAAGATATCCTGCAAACCATAGCCCAGCAGAAGAGTGTAAGAACAAAAGCTAAACGTACTCTGCAGACCTTTAGCATTAAGAAAGGCGAACCTATCGGGTGCAAAGTGACCCTGCGGGGTGAACTGGCAGAGAATTTCCTACGCACCAGCCTTGGCATTGTGGAGAACCAGTTGAAGGCATCCCAGTTCGACCGGACCGGGAATTTCAATTTCGGAATTGAGGAACATACTGATTTTCCGGGAATGAAATATGATCCCAATATAGGTATCTTTGGCATGGACGTGACAGTATCCCTGATCAGACCAGGTTACAGGATCAGCAGGCGGAAGATCATACAAAGCAAGATCCCAACCCGTCATAAATTGACCCCGGACGATGCAATGACCTTTATTAAAGAATCATATGGTGCGGAGGTAGTGGCATGA
- a CDS encoding 50S ribosomal protein L24: MKSKQPRKQRKARYNASLHQRQKLMSAPLSPELKDKYNKRNLPVKVDDTVMVMRGDHTGTEGKVELVDLKHGIIVVEGVSVPKADGTEVPRPIYPSNVMITKLELKDKIRENTLSRGGEQE, translated from the coding sequence ATTAAATCCAAACAACCAAGAAAACAGAGAAAAGCACGCTACAATGCATCGCTGCATCAGCGCCAGAAATTGATGAGTGCCCCACTGAGTCCTGAGTTGAAAGACAAATATAACAAGCGAAACTTACCAGTAAAAGTGGATGATACTGTAATGGTAATGCGTGGCGATCATACGGGCACTGAGGGTAAAGTCGAACTTGTGGATCTGAAACACGGCATCATAGTAGTCGAGGGTGTAAGTGTCCCAAAAGCAGATGGAACTGAAGTTCCAAGACCCATATACCCATCCAATGTAATGATCACAAAATTAGAACTCAAAGACAAGATACGAGAGAATACACTATCAAGAGGAGGCGAACAAGAGTGA
- a CDS encoding 30S ribosomal protein S5, with translation MAYNYESEWIPKTRLGNLVKEGQVTSMEEALKSGLPIKEYQLVDQLLPELKEEVLDINMVQRMTDSGRRVKFRATVVVGNEDGFIGIGQGKDVQVGPAIRKAIDTAKINIASIKRGCGSWECGCGTEHTVPFEVVGKMGSVKVILKPAPRGLGLASGSTAKTVMQMAGIKDVWTRTEGQTRTTLNFAKATFEALKKTTVIRTLEAV, from the coding sequence ATGGCATATAATTATGAATCAGAATGGATCCCTAAAACCAGATTAGGAAACCTGGTTAAGGAAGGACAGGTGACCTCAATGGAGGAAGCCCTGAAGTCGGGACTGCCAATTAAGGAATATCAACTCGTGGACCAACTGCTTCCTGAACTTAAGGAAGAAGTACTTGATATTAATATGGTCCAGAGAATGACCGACTCAGGAAGGCGCGTGAAATTCAGAGCCACAGTAGTGGTGGGTAATGAGGACGGGTTTATTGGAATAGGCCAGGGTAAGGATGTCCAGGTGGGCCCTGCCATCAGGAAAGCCATTGACACGGCCAAGATCAATATTGCTTCTATTAAAAGAGGCTGCGGTTCCTGGGAATGCGGATGCGGGACCGAACATACTGTACCATTTGAAGTGGTCGGAAAGATGGGCAGTGTCAAGGTCATTCTGAAACCTGCACCCCGCGGCCTGGGACTGGCTTCAGGCAGCACAGCTAAGACTGTGATGCAGATGGCCGGGATCAAGGACGTTTGGACAAGGACCGAAGGTCAGACCAGAACTACCCTGAATTTCGCCAAAGCCACCTTTGAAGCATTGAAGAAAACAACTGTAATCCGTACATTGGAGGCAGTATAA
- a CDS encoding 30S ribosomal protein S3, which yields MGVERKFVKEGLNKAMINEYFTKQLERAGYGGMIMNRTPMGTQITLQAEKPGMVIGKGGKVIHKLTRDMAYIYNVDNPQIDVQEVKVPELNAQMMANRLASSLERGWYFRKAGHNMLRRIMDCGALGCEIIISGKLTGPRSRVSKMVDGYIKHAGQPAIELVDKGFATAVKKLGTLGCSVRIVPPGTELPGKFHMLMEEAPEASEVEAPKKGIKHVLEKAPEKKPAMKNIRQVGSAWEHRHDDLDWHPMSTPHPAAVKPAEEDTPSESSSEPNAVSIEEARIHNGEEEHKHEGYDYWHPASRVHKLKGEE from the coding sequence ATGGGCGTCGAGAGAAAATTCGTTAAGGAAGGACTAAACAAGGCAATGATCAACGAATACTTTACCAAGCAGCTTGAGCGTGCAGGATATGGCGGAATGATCATGAACCGCACACCAATGGGCACCCAGATTACATTACAGGCTGAAAAACCAGGTATGGTTATTGGAAAGGGCGGCAAGGTCATACATAAACTAACCCGGGATATGGCTTATATATATAATGTGGATAATCCTCAGATCGATGTGCAGGAAGTTAAAGTACCTGAACTAAATGCCCAGATGATGGCTAATCGTCTTGCAAGCTCGCTTGAGAGAGGCTGGTATTTCAGAAAGGCAGGTCATAATATGTTGCGCAGGATCATGGATTGTGGAGCATTAGGCTGCGAGATCATTATTTCAGGAAAGCTGACAGGACCCAGATCAAGAGTCTCCAAGATGGTGGACGGTTACATTAAACACGCAGGTCAGCCAGCAATAGAACTTGTGGATAAAGGGTTTGCCACAGCAGTCAAGAAGCTGGGAACCCTCGGATGCAGTGTACGCATTGTACCCCCTGGTACCGAACTCCCGGGCAAGTTCCATATGCTCATGGAAGAAGCTCCCGAAGCATCTGAAGTTGAAGCACCTAAGAAAGGCATCAAGCATGTGCTGGAAAAAGCTCCTGAGAAAAAGCCTGCTATGAAGAATATCAGACAGGTTGGTAGTGCCTGGGAACACAGGCATGATGATCTGGACTGGCATCCAATGTCCACACCTCATCCAGCGGCTGTAAAACCTGCTGAAGAAGACACTCCATCAGAATCAAGTTCTGAACCAAATGCCGTTTCGATTGAAGAAGCCCGTATCCACAATGGTGAAGAAGAACACAAGCATGAAGGTTATGATTACTGGCACCCAGCCTCAAGAGTTCACAAACTCAAAGGAGAGGAATAG
- a CDS encoding 30S ribosomal protein S4e, translating into MSRHQKRVAAPKSWPISKKTNIWVTKPNPGPHSHDNSIPLGVLIRDILKLTDNLREAKRVLNEGNVLVDGIVRKDHKFPVGIFDVVQFPKLRISYRVLLNPRGRLMVNELDVADPKKPCKILNKSVIKGGRFQLNLHDGTNILASNEYKSNDIVILDIPGKTIHKHIKYEPGNLAVVTGGTHSGELANIKEIKKVRSSRHNMVVLTKEDGTDFETIEDYVFVVGTDKPEINLGGAVHE; encoded by the coding sequence GTGAGCAGACATCAAAAAAGAGTAGCAGCTCCAAAAAGTTGGCCCATTTCAAAGAAGACTAATATATGGGTGACCAAACCCAATCCAGGTCCACATTCCCATGATAATTCGATCCCGCTGGGAGTGCTTATCAGGGACATATTGAAACTGACCGATAATCTGAGGGAGGCAAAGCGGGTCCTGAACGAAGGCAATGTGCTGGTTGACGGCATAGTCAGAAAGGACCATAAGTTCCCTGTAGGGATATTTGACGTGGTGCAGTTCCCAAAGCTCCGGATAAGTTACCGGGTTCTCCTTAATCCCAGGGGTCGGCTGATGGTCAATGAACTGGATGTTGCAGATCCCAAGAAACCCTGCAAAATCCTTAATAAATCAGTAATAAAAGGCGGCAGGTTCCAGCTTAACCTCCATGATGGTACTAATATCTTGGCTAGTAATGAGTACAAGTCAAACGACATTGTTATTCTTGATATACCTGGCAAGACCATCCACAAACATATCAAATATGAACCAGGGAACCTGGCTGTGGTCACTGGCGGCACCCATTCCGGGGAACTGGCCAATATCAAAGAGATCAAAAAGGTACGCAGCAGCAGGCACAATATGGTAGTACTGACCAAAGAAGACGGTACCGATTTCGAGACCATTGAGGATTACGTGTTCGTTGTGGGCACTGATAAACCAGAGATCAACCTGGGAGGTGCTGTCCATGAGTAA
- a CDS encoding 30S ribosomal protein S17 produces the protein MTRDIGLDVKAPETECNDINCPFHGTLSVRGQVFTGSVVSSKMEQTVVVKRTSEKLITKYERYEKRQSKMRVHNPPCINAVEGDIVKVAECRPLSKTKTFVVIEVAK, from the coding sequence ATGACGCGAGATATTGGGTTGGACGTTAAGGCACCTGAAACAGAGTGTAATGACATTAATTGTCCGTTCCATGGCACTCTGTCGGTCAGAGGACAGGTTTTCACTGGTTCTGTGGTCAGCAGCAAAATGGAACAGACAGTAGTTGTCAAGCGCACCTCCGAGAAATTAATCACAAAATACGAGCGATACGAGAAGCGGCAGTCAAAAATGCGTGTTCATAACCCGCCTTGTATTAATGCTGTTGAAGGAGACATTGTCAAGGTTGCCGAATGCAGGCCACTTAGCAAGACCAAGACCTTTGTAGTGATCGAGGTGGCAAAATGA
- a CDS encoding 50S ribosomal protein L14: MIGIKANIPRSLNAGAKLDCVDNTGARQVEIISVKQYRGVKNRMPKAGIGDMCVVSVKKGTPEMRKQILKAVVVRQKKEFKRPDGLRVSFEDNAVVITDDSGVPKGTEIKGPVAREAAERFSKIASAASIIV, encoded by the coding sequence ATGATAGGGATAAAAGCTAACATACCCCGCTCTTTAAATGCTGGTGCCAAGCTGGATTGTGTAGACAATACCGGTGCCAGGCAGGTGGAGATCATATCTGTGAAGCAGTACAGAGGTGTCAAGAACAGGATGCCTAAGGCAGGGATCGGCGATATGTGCGTGGTAAGTGTGAAAAAAGGCACGCCAGAGATGAGAAAGCAGATTCTAAAAGCAGTTGTAGTGCGGCAGAAAAAAGAATTCAAGCGCCCTGATGGTCTGAGAGTTTCATTTGAGGATAATGCTGTAGTGATCACTGATGATTCCGGCGTTCCTAAAGGTACTGAGATCAAAGGCCCGGTGGCAAGAGAAGCAGCAGAGCGGTTCAGCAAGATAGCTTCAGCGGCTTCAATTATTGTTTGA
- a CDS encoding 30S ribosomal protein S14, which translates to MNEETTEIEKKFGRGANQCRRCGRQQGLVRKYGIYLCRQCFREIAPDMGFSKYS; encoded by the coding sequence ATGAACGAAGAAACCACTGAAATCGAGAAGAAGTTCGGTCGAGGTGCCAATCAGTGCCGCAGATGCGGTCGCCAACAGGGACTGGTAAGGAAATATGGAATCTATCTATGTCGGCAATGTTTTAGAGAGATTGCACCGGACATGGGATTCTCAAAATATTCGTGA
- the rpmC gene encoding 50S ribosomal protein L29, whose amino-acid sequence MAILRVDEIRNMSNEERLDELETLGNELIRERAIASAGGAPENPGRIGEIRRTIARIKTIQKELGD is encoded by the coding sequence ATGGCCATCCTGCGAGTAGACGAGATCAGGAACATGAGCAATGAGGAAAGGCTGGATGAACTGGAAACGCTCGGTAATGAGCTTATCAGGGAGCGTGCCATAGCATCGGCCGGAGGTGCCCCTGAAAACCCGGGCCGCATCGGAGAGATACGCCGAACCATAGCCAGGATAAAGACTATCCAGAAGGAGCTCGGTGATTAA